A single genomic interval of Chromatiales bacterium harbors:
- a CDS encoding elongation factor G, translating into MADTRLEQRRNLALVGHAACGKTSLAEALLVAAGVLNEPGSIERGTTVSDFDPLEQRHHHSLNTTILGFSHAGVRVNILDTPGDPDLIGRSLSALPAVECAVLVVSATAGIEPVTRRVMEQLRAHGMAAMIVISKIDAAGEGELAARIAELREAFGPEVLPVNLPAGGASRVVDCFDHAAGQADFSSVAEAHQALMEQVVEVDDALTERYLEEGDVDPATLHDPFEQALREGHLIPVCFTSTRSSAGIAELLDVVERLAPNPLEGTPHFFIAGHGDKAKRLLARPNADRPVLAHVFKIDYDPFLGKLGTLRVHQGVISRGDTLLIDDGNHSFKVGHLFRMHGKEHLEIPRAGPGAICAVAKVDDLHLDAILHGTHEFDDLHAEPWDLPAPVVRLALTPESHGDEQKVSDVLHRIVAEDPCLSIEHDISANETVLRGLGEYHLRVALEKMDDRYHVRVATRPPSVPYRETITRSASGHHRHKKQTGGAGQFGEVMLEVEPLERGAGFEFVDRVTGGAIPASLILAVEKGVRQVIEGGAIAGFPVVDVRVTVTDGKTHSVDSKEVAFVTAGRKAFIDAVGNAGAIVLEPIAALQVRAPAASIGDISGDLASRRARILGTDASDDGTLTITAEAPLAELDDYATRLRSLTAGAGAYTMQFARYEPAPPKVQQSLTAAHRPRQDD; encoded by the coding sequence ATGGCCGATACCCGACTCGAACAGCGACGCAACCTGGCCCTGGTCGGCCACGCCGCCTGCGGCAAGACCTCGCTGGCCGAGGCGCTGCTGGTCGCGGCGGGCGTGCTGAACGAGCCGGGCTCGATCGAGCGCGGCACGACGGTGTCGGACTTCGACCCGCTCGAACAGCGCCATCACCACTCGCTGAACACCACGATCCTCGGCTTCAGCCACGCCGGGGTGCGCGTGAACATCCTCGACACCCCCGGCGACCCGGACCTGATCGGCCGCAGCCTGAGCGCCCTGCCCGCCGTCGAATGCGCCGTGCTGGTCGTCAGCGCCACCGCCGGAATCGAGCCGGTCACCCGCCGTGTCATGGAACAGCTCCGCGCGCACGGCATGGCCGCGATGATCGTCATCAGCAAGATCGACGCCGCCGGCGAAGGCGAGCTGGCCGCGCGCATCGCCGAGCTGCGTGAGGCCTTCGGTCCCGAGGTGCTGCCGGTGAACCTGCCGGCCGGCGGGGCAAGCCGGGTGGTCGACTGCTTCGACCATGCCGCTGGGCAGGCGGATTTCTCTTCGGTCGCCGAGGCGCACCAGGCGCTGATGGAACAGGTCGTAGAGGTCGACGATGCACTGACCGAGCGCTATCTGGAAGAAGGCGACGTGGACCCCGCGACCCTGCACGACCCGTTCGAGCAGGCGCTACGAGAGGGGCACCTGATCCCCGTGTGTTTCACGTCGACGCGCAGCAGCGCCGGCATCGCGGAACTGCTCGATGTCGTCGAACGACTCGCGCCGAACCCGCTCGAGGGCACGCCGCATTTCTTCATCGCCGGCCACGGCGACAAGGCCAAACGCCTGCTCGCGCGCCCGAACGCCGACCGGCCCGTGCTCGCGCATGTGTTCAAGATCGACTACGACCCGTTCCTGGGCAAGCTCGGCACCCTGCGCGTGCACCAAGGTGTGATCAGTCGGGGCGACACGCTGCTGATCGACGACGGCAACCATTCGTTCAAGGTCGGTCATCTGTTTCGCATGCACGGCAAGGAACACCTGGAGATTCCACGCGCAGGTCCCGGCGCGATCTGTGCCGTGGCCAAGGTCGACGACCTGCACCTGGACGCGATCCTGCACGGCACGCACGAGTTCGATGACCTGCATGCGGAGCCTTGGGACCTGCCCGCGCCCGTGGTCAGGCTGGCGCTGACGCCCGAGAGCCACGGTGACGAACAGAAGGTTTCAGACGTTCTGCACCGCATCGTCGCCGAGGACCCGTGCCTGAGCATCGAGCACGACATCTCGGCCAACGAGACCGTGCTGCGCGGGCTCGGCGAATATCACCTGCGCGTCGCGCTCGAGAAGATGGACGACCGCTATCACGTGCGCGTCGCCACACGGCCACCGAGCGTGCCGTATCGCGAGACGATTACGCGCTCGGCATCCGGCCATCACCGGCACAAGAAGCAGACCGGCGGGGCCGGTCAGTTCGGCGAGGTGATGCTCGAAGTCGAGCCGCTGGAACGCGGTGCGGGATTCGAATTCGTCGACAGGGTCACGGGCGGCGCGATCCCGGCGTCGCTGATCCTGGCCGTCGAAAAAGGCGTGCGGCAGGTCATCGAAGGCGGCGCGATCGCGGGCTTTCCGGTCGTGGACGTGCGCGTGACCGTCACGGATGGCAAGACCCATTCGGTGGATTCGAAGGAAGTCGCGTTCGTGACGGCCGGACGCAAGGCATTCATCGATGCGGTCGGCAACGCCGGGGCGATCGTGCTTGAACCGATTGCAGCCCTGCAGGTGCGCGCACCCGCGGCCTCCATCGGCGACATCAGCGGCGATCTGGCCTCGCGCCGTGCGCGCATTCTTGGCACGGATGCGTCCGACGACGGCACGCTGACCATTACGGCGGAGGCACCGCTGGCCGAACTCGACGACTACGCAACGCGCCTGCGTTCACTCACGGCCGGCGCCGGCGCCTACACCATGCAGTTCGCACGCTACGAACCGGCACCGCCGAAGGTGCAGCAGTCGCTGACCGCCGCGCACCGCCCGCGCCAGGACGACTGA
- the recA gene encoding recombinase RecA: MDDNRKKALGAALTQIERQFGKGAVMRMGDVAAVRDASAISTGSLGLDIALGIGGLPRGRVVEIYGPESSGKTTLTLQVIAEAQKVGGTCAFVDAEHALDPVYAGKLGVNVDDLLVSQPDTGEQALEITDMLVRSGAVDVVVVDSVAALTPKAEIEGEMGDSHVGLQARLMSQALRKLTANIKRSNTLVIFINQIRMKIGVMFGNPETTTGGNALKFYASVRLDIRRIGAIKKGDEVIGNETRVKVVKNKMAPPFKQAEFEILYGEGISRLGEVIDLGVKQSIVDKAGAWYSYSGDRIGQGKENARQFLKDNPALAAEIEAKVRANALPSSGGDSDEEMVEDPAEA, encoded by the coding sequence ATGGATGACAACCGCAAAAAGGCGCTTGGCGCCGCGCTGACCCAGATCGAGCGCCAGTTTGGCAAGGGCGCCGTGATGCGCATGGGCGATGTGGCCGCGGTGCGCGACGCAAGCGCGATCTCCACCGGTTCGCTGGGGCTGGACATCGCGCTCGGCATCGGCGGGCTGCCGCGCGGCCGGGTCGTGGAGATCTACGGGCCGGAGTCCTCGGGCAAGACCACGCTGACCCTGCAGGTCATCGCCGAGGCGCAGAAGGTTGGTGGAACCTGTGCATTCGTCGACGCCGAGCACGCGCTCGACCCGGTCTACGCCGGCAAGCTCGGCGTAAACGTCGACGACCTGCTGGTCTCGCAGCCCGACACCGGCGAACAGGCGCTGGAAATCACCGACATGCTGGTGCGCTCGGGCGCCGTGGATGTCGTGGTCGTCGACTCGGTTGCGGCGCTGACGCCGAAGGCCGAGATCGAGGGTGAAATGGGCGATTCGCATGTCGGCCTGCAGGCGCGGCTCATGAGTCAGGCCCTGCGCAAGCTCACGGCGAACATCAAGCGCTCGAACACGCTGGTCATCTTCATCAACCAGATCCGCATGAAGATCGGCGTGATGTTCGGCAATCCAGAGACCACGACGGGCGGCAACGCGCTGAAGTTCTATGCGTCCGTGCGCCTGGACATCCGCCGTATCGGTGCGATCAAGAAGGGCGACGAGGTCATCGGCAACGAGACGCGCGTGAAGGTCGTCAAGAACAAGATGGCGCCGCCGTTCAAACAGGCGGAGTTCGAGATTCTTTATGGTGAGGGCATCTCGCGGCTCGGTGAGGTCATTGATCTGGGCGTCAAGCAGTCGATCGTCGATAAGGCTGGCGCGTGGTACAGCTACAGCGGCGACCGCATCGGTCAGGGCAAGGAAAATGCCCGCCAGTTCCTCAAAGACAACCCGGCACTCGCGGCCGAGATCGAGGCCAAGGTCCGCGCGAACGCGCTGCCGTCGTCGGGCGGCGATTCCGACGAAGAGATGGTCGAGGACCCGGCCGAGGCGTAG
- a CDS encoding DUF1566 domain-containing protein, whose product MRALPLQRGAAIGLLILALSATPARATLIDNLDGTVLDDVSGLVWTKNANLAASNTFGVGGIAATGRMTWDTAQAWIAAMNAANYLGFNDWRLHTITDTGAPGCDFAFTGTDCGYNVDLGTGELADLWYRALGNIPYYDTSGNGPQAGWGLTNTGPFDNMQSDYYWSGTEYAPSTVNAWTFHTDRGYQDLNLKTNLFYGWAVRTGNAGVPLPGTALLLGLGLLGLTARRRLA is encoded by the coding sequence ATGAGAGCATTACCGCTGCAACGCGGAGCGGCTATTGGCCTGCTGATCCTTGCGCTGTCCGCCACACCCGCCCGGGCGACTTTGATCGACAACCTCGACGGTACGGTGTTGGACGACGTAAGTGGATTGGTTTGGACGAAGAACGCGAATCTCGCGGCGAGCAACACCTTCGGTGTGGGCGGCATCGCTGCTACCGGGAGGATGACCTGGGACACCGCCCAGGCGTGGATCGCGGCGATGAACGCGGCGAACTATCTGGGCTTCAACGACTGGCGACTGCATACGATCACCGACACCGGCGCGCCGGGCTGTGACTTTGCCTTCACGGGTACGGATTGCGGCTACAACGTGGATCTGGGCACGGGAGAACTCGCGGACCTGTGGTACCGGGCCCTGGGTAACATCCCTTACTACGACACCAGCGGTAACGGACCCCAGGCCGGCTGGGGCCTGACCAACACCGGCCCGTTCGACAATATGCAGTCCGACTACTATTGGTCGGGTACCGAGTACGCACCCAGTACCGTTAACGCGTGGACCTTCCACACGGACCGCGGCTACCAGGACCTCAACCTTAAGACCAATCTCTTCTATGGTTGGGCGGTTCGTACCGGCAATGCCGGCGTACCGCTGCCGGGAACGGCACTGCTGCTGGGGCTGGGGTTGCTCGGCCTGACGGCACGTCGCCGTCTTGCGTGA
- a CDS encoding GntR family transcriptional regulator gives MIEPLAQRPLYLDVADRVRELIYRAELKPGDWIDEPVLCAQLGISRTPLREALKVLHAENLVELVPRRGCRVNALDDEALLELFPVMASLEALCARFATQKLRPAELKRLERIHARLEEFAEAQDVDRYYEANREFHRAIQDLAANRWLHRITGELRNVLVLARHRQLTMPGRLNASLAEHRELMRALRIGDADAAYRAMHEHLCRQERALRAAPDDSPRTVARA, from the coding sequence ATGATCGAACCCCTTGCCCAGCGCCCGTTGTATCTCGATGTCGCCGACCGCGTGCGCGAGCTCATCTATCGCGCGGAACTCAAGCCGGGCGACTGGATCGACGAGCCGGTCCTGTGCGCGCAGCTCGGTATCAGCCGCACGCCGTTGCGCGAGGCGCTGAAGGTGCTGCATGCGGAGAACCTCGTGGAACTCGTGCCGCGCCGCGGCTGCCGCGTGAATGCGCTCGACGACGAGGCCCTGCTGGAGCTGTTTCCGGTCATGGCGAGTCTCGAGGCCCTGTGTGCCCGATTCGCCACGCAAAAGCTGCGACCCGCGGAGCTGAAGCGCCTCGAGCGCATCCATGCCCGCCTGGAGGAGTTCGCCGAGGCCCAGGATGTCGATCGTTACTACGAGGCCAATCGCGAGTTCCATCGGGCGATTCAGGATCTCGCCGCGAACCGCTGGCTGCATCGCATCACCGGCGAACTGCGCAACGTGCTGGTGTTGGCACGGCATCGGCAGCTGACCATGCCCGGTCGGCTGAACGCCTCGCTTGCCGAACATCGCGAACTGATGCGCGCGCTGCGGATCGGCGATGCCGATGCCGCCTACCGTGCCATGCATGAGCATCTGTGTCGTCAGGAACGCGCCCTGCGGGCCGCACCGGATGACAGTCCGCGCACGGTGGCGCGGGCCTGA
- a CDS encoding gluconate 2-dehydrogenase subunit 3 family protein, with product MTGARREVPGEARRRLDDWHGRLVSRRRFLISAAGGSLALVFGLPAAPAVAVATEPVAIAPTAAQWSLLHAVQNHLFPSEPDAPGAREIRALAYLRGVLADRGVDREEREFLVRGTTWLDEIAREREKGLFVNLDAEARERVLRQVAQSDAGENWLSTLLYYIFEALLQDPIYGGNPRGAGWQWLEHDPGQPRPNPRNRYRS from the coding sequence ATGACCGGTGCGCGCCGCGAAGTCCCGGGCGAGGCCCGCCGCCGACTCGATGACTGGCACGGCCGGCTGGTCAGTCGCCGGCGGTTTCTGATCTCGGCCGCGGGCGGCTCGCTCGCGCTGGTGTTTGGCCTGCCCGCCGCACCCGCCGTCGCGGTCGCCACGGAACCGGTCGCGATTGCGCCCACGGCCGCGCAATGGAGCCTGCTCCACGCCGTGCAGAATCACCTTTTCCCGTCGGAACCGGATGCACCGGGCGCGCGCGAGATCCGCGCGCTTGCCTATCTGCGCGGCGTGCTGGCCGACCGCGGCGTGGATCGTGAGGAACGCGAGTTCCTGGTGCGCGGCACCACCTGGCTGGACGAAATTGCCCGGGAGCGCGAGAAGGGACTGTTCGTGAATCTCGATGCCGAGGCGCGCGAGCGCGTGCTGCGCCAGGTCGCGCAATCCGATGCCGGCGAAAACTGGCTGTCGACGCTCCTGTACTACATTTTCGAGGCCCTGCTCCAAGATCCGATCTACGGCGGCAACCCGCGCGGCGCGGGCTGGCAGTGGCTCGAGCATGATCCCGGCCAACCAAGGCCGAACCCGCGCAACCGCTATCGCTCATGA
- a CDS encoding GMC family oxidoreductase codes for MSQDFDVCVIGSGAGAGPVVWSLVQAGYSVVVLEKGRWLRDADFAKDELACSLRKFYTPKLADEQHVIEDYDGQGGFNAVPTSVSGWDFWNGNIVGGATNFMSGFFHRMRPVDFRLLSEFGPIDGANMVDWPIDYTALAPYYDRVESAVGVSGRAEDAPHAAPRAHAEYPYPPTREHPIAGWIDAAGKNLGWQPMTVPRAVLSRPANERGGCSYSGYCGSYGCATGAKGSSRVALIEPAVRTGRCKLIPEAKAYRLISDDQGRVTGVDYYDRAGQAKRIGAKLYVVACQAIETARLLLSSPGPRHADGLGNNTGQVGRNLLFSAGGSGSGTFYYADLSEDRAKELREFGSFVNRALSDWYVIDDPDFGRAKGGTIEFLFSHPNPVARANRLKWGEDGLVWGRPLKRRLEEGFRGERTLRFEVFCDWLPTDNCFVSLDPQVRDRWGSPVARVRVGYHRHDLRVGQFLSERGERLLTELGASGVNSSVSGAPPANLVAGGCRFGTDPATSVLDPDCRIHDADNVYVTDGSFMPTGGSVPYTWTIYANAFRVADRIIERLGGKRSA; via the coding sequence ATGAGCCAGGACTTCGACGTCTGCGTGATCGGCTCCGGCGCGGGCGCGGGGCCGGTCGTCTGGTCGCTGGTGCAGGCCGGCTATTCCGTCGTTGTGCTGGAGAAGGGGCGCTGGCTGCGCGACGCCGACTTCGCCAAGGACGAGCTCGCTTGCTCGCTGCGAAAGTTCTACACGCCGAAGCTCGCCGACGAGCAGCACGTGATCGAGGACTACGACGGGCAGGGCGGCTTCAACGCCGTGCCGACCTCGGTGTCCGGCTGGGATTTCTGGAACGGCAATATCGTCGGCGGCGCGACGAATTTCATGAGCGGCTTCTTTCATCGAATGAGGCCGGTGGATTTTCGCCTGCTCAGCGAGTTCGGCCCGATCGACGGTGCGAACATGGTCGACTGGCCGATCGACTACACAGCGCTGGCACCGTATTACGACCGGGTTGAAAGCGCCGTCGGCGTATCCGGTCGCGCCGAGGACGCGCCACATGCGGCTCCGCGCGCGCATGCCGAATACCCCTATCCGCCGACACGCGAACACCCGATCGCGGGCTGGATCGATGCGGCCGGAAAAAATCTCGGCTGGCAACCGATGACCGTGCCGCGGGCGGTGCTGTCACGCCCGGCGAACGAACGCGGCGGTTGTTCGTACTCAGGTTACTGCGGCAGCTACGGCTGCGCGACCGGGGCGAAGGGGAGTTCACGCGTCGCCCTGATCGAACCCGCGGTGCGCACCGGGCGCTGCAAGCTGATCCCCGAAGCGAAGGCCTATCGGCTGATTTCCGACGATCAGGGGCGCGTCACGGGTGTGGACTACTACGACCGTGCCGGACAGGCCAAGCGCATCGGCGCGAAGCTCTATGTCGTCGCCTGCCAGGCGATCGAAACCGCCCGACTGTTGCTGTCCTCGCCGGGGCCGCGTCACGCCGACGGGCTTGGCAACAACACGGGCCAAGTGGGGCGCAACCTGCTGTTCTCCGCCGGTGGCTCGGGCAGCGGAACGTTCTACTACGCCGATCTCTCTGAAGATCGCGCAAAAGAGCTGCGCGAATTCGGCAGTTTCGTCAATCGGGCGCTCAGCGACTGGTATGTGATCGACGACCCGGATTTCGGTCGCGCGAAAGGCGGCACGATCGAATTCCTGTTCAGCCATCCGAACCCGGTCGCACGCGCGAATCGGTTGAAATGGGGCGAGGACGGACTGGTCTGGGGCCGACCCCTGAAACGGCGCTTGGAAGAAGGTTTTCGCGGCGAGCGCACGCTGCGATTTGAAGTCTTCTGCGACTGGCTGCCGACGGACAACTGCTTTGTCTCGCTCGACCCGCAGGTGCGCGACAGGTGGGGCTCGCCGGTCGCGCGGGTGCGCGTGGGTTACCACCGCCACGACCTTCGCGTCGGACAGTTCCTATCCGAACGCGGTGAACGATTGCTTACGGAACTCGGCGCGAGTGGCGTGAACTCCAGCGTTTCCGGTGCGCCACCGGCGAACCTCGTTGCCGGCGGCTGCCGGTTCGGGACCGATCCCGCGACCAGCGTGCTCGACCCCGACTGCCGCATCCACGACGCGGACAACGTCTATGTCACGGACGGTTCGTTCATGCCCACGGGCGGCAGCGTGCCCTACACCTGGACGATCTACGCGAACGCCTTCCGCGTCGCCGACCGCATCATCGAGCGCCTCGGCGGAAAGCGTTCGGCCTGA
- the dctP gene encoding TRAP transporter substrate-binding protein DctP — MIKLKKLAVAAATVVVLGSSGSANALELRASHQWPGGTGDIRDEMVQIIARHMSANSTGVDIKVYPGASLFKPKEQWGAMTKGQLDITAFPLDYAGGRHPEFNLTLMPGLVKNHDHAARLNSSAFMRKIKAIMEEQGVMVLADTWLAGGFVSKKNCILEPDDVKGQKFRAAGKAFDQMLAAAGATISSMPSSEIYTGLQTGVLDGANTSSESLVSYRLYEQVSCLTAPGSSALWVMYEPILMAKSSFAKLSPAQQLELMKAAGKAEQYALEQAKHADTQLVETFKKAGVKVVEMTDEQAAKWRKIADTSSYKAFADNVKGGRELLDMALSVE, encoded by the coding sequence ATGATCAAGCTGAAGAAACTGGCCGTTGCGGCGGCCACGGTCGTGGTGCTGGGTAGTTCCGGTTCGGCGAACGCCCTTGAACTGCGTGCCTCGCATCAATGGCCGGGCGGTACCGGCGATATCCGCGACGAGATGGTCCAGATCATCGCGCGGCACATGTCGGCCAACAGCACCGGCGTTGACATCAAGGTGTACCCCGGCGCCAGTCTGTTCAAACCGAAGGAGCAATGGGGCGCGATGACCAAGGGTCAGCTCGACATCACCGCCTTTCCGCTGGACTATGCCGGCGGCCGACACCCCGAGTTCAACCTGACGCTGATGCCTGGTCTGGTCAAGAACCACGACCACGCAGCGCGCCTGAACAGCTCGGCGTTCATGCGCAAGATCAAGGCGATCATGGAAGAGCAGGGCGTCATGGTGCTGGCCGACACCTGGCTCGCCGGTGGTTTCGTGTCGAAGAAGAACTGCATTCTCGAACCGGACGACGTCAAGGGGCAGAAGTTCCGCGCCGCCGGCAAGGCCTTTGACCAGATGCTCGCCGCAGCCGGCGCGACCATCTCGTCGATGCCGTCGTCGGAAATCTACACCGGCCTGCAGACCGGGGTGCTCGATGGCGCCAATACTTCGTCCGAATCGCTCGTTTCCTACCGGCTGTACGAGCAGGTCTCGTGCCTGACCGCACCCGGCTCAAGCGCACTGTGGGTCATGTACGAGCCGATCCTGATGGCGAAGAGCAGCTTCGCAAAGCTCTCCCCCGCGCAGCAGCTCGAGCTGATGAAGGCTGCCGGCAAGGCCGAGCAATACGCCCTGGAACAGGCCAAGCATGCCGATACGCAATTGGTGGAGACCTTCAAGAAGGCGGGCGTGAAGGTGGTCGAGATGACCGACGAGCAGGCTGCCAAGTGGCGCAAGATCGCTGATACCTCGAGCTACAAGGCGTTTGCCGACAACGTGAAAGGCGGTCGCGAACTGCTCGACATGGCGCTGTCGGTGGAATAG
- a CDS encoding CinA family protein — protein sequence MSDLLNLLVSFAGERLVARGWKLAVAESCTGGWIGKAITDVSGSSAWFERGFVVYSNQAKVDLLGVKPATLEAYGAVSEPTAREMADGALARSRAQLAVAVTGIAGPDGGSREKPVGTVFLAWAARDEETRVQRMRFLGDRAEVRLQSVQSALQGVVDLLS from the coding sequence TTGAGCGACCTTCTCAACCTGCTGGTGAGTTTCGCCGGAGAGCGGCTGGTCGCGCGCGGCTGGAAGCTGGCCGTGGCCGAATCCTGCACCGGCGGGTGGATCGGCAAGGCCATCACGGATGTCTCGGGCTCCTCGGCCTGGTTCGAGCGCGGCTTCGTGGTCTACAGCAATCAGGCGAAGGTCGACCTGCTCGGGGTGAAGCCGGCGACGCTGGAGGCCTATGGCGCCGTCAGCGAGCCCACCGCCCGCGAGATGGCGGACGGCGCGCTGGCGCGCTCGCGCGCGCAACTCGCCGTGGCGGTCACCGGCATTGCCGGCCCGGACGGCGGCAGCCGCGAGAAGCCCGTCGGCACGGTGTTTCTGGCCTGGGCCGCGCGCGACGAGGAGACCCGCGTGCAGCGCATGCGCTTTCTCGGCGATCGTGCCGAGGTGCGGCTGCAATCGGTGCAATCCGCGCTGCAGGGGGTCGTGGACCTGCTGTCCTGA
- a CDS encoding TRAP transporter small permease has translation MNFCIDVYLKAVEGLSRLLGYIAALLLIVSVVVVCQMVFVRFVLNEPTQWQTEFVTYALLASTFIGAPWVLLKRGHVFVELVPMMLGARGRFLMALLAYVVSAALCIMLTWYGFEFWKEAWDGGWTSESIWAPKLWKAYAAMPIGFFAISLQYIADVICLLNGRDHPFGLEPATPPEVS, from the coding sequence ATGAACTTCTGCATCGATGTTTACCTGAAAGCGGTTGAGGGGCTGTCGCGTCTGCTCGGTTATATCGCCGCGCTGCTCCTGATCGTTTCCGTGGTCGTCGTCTGCCAGATGGTGTTCGTACGCTTCGTGCTGAACGAGCCAACGCAGTGGCAGACCGAATTCGTGACCTACGCATTGCTGGCGTCAACCTTTATTGGCGCGCCGTGGGTGCTGCTGAAACGGGGCCATGTGTTTGTCGAGCTGGTGCCGATGATGCTTGGCGCGCGCGGACGATTCCTGATGGCCTTGCTTGCCTACGTCGTCTCCGCCGCGTTGTGCATCATGCTGACGTGGTACGGGTTCGAGTTCTGGAAAGAGGCGTGGGATGGCGGCTGGACATCGGAGAGTATCTGGGCGCCCAAGCTGTGGAAGGCCTATGCGGCGATGCCAATTGGATTTTTCGCCATCAGCCTGCAATACATTGCGGACGTGATCTGCCTGCTGAACGGGCGCGATCACCCGTTTGGACTTGAACCCGCCACGCCCCCGGAGGTGTCCTGA
- a CDS encoding nucleoside:proton symporter, which yields MGLAGLVLLAWLLGPRREAPGWRLLAAGIGMQFVLALLLLKVPAFQSALGSINRLVQDVVDATQAGVRFVFGYLGGGTQPFELSNVGSTFILAIQAMPLILVMSALSALLFHWRVLPVIVRGFAWMLRRLMRVDGPLGLGTAANVFVGMVEAPLLVRPHLRTMSRADLFALMVAGMATIAGTVMALYASVLNPVLPGALGHLLTASLISAPAAILIARIMQPPSLAAGEHPVTVADDAPGDDSPRSAMDAIARGTVDGLRLLAHVVAMLLVLVALVTLANQLLGWLPEVGGARLSLERMLGWLMAPLAWMIGIPWAEAQAAGSLLGIKTVLNELLAYLQLAGEGGAGLSGRSRLILTYALSGFANLGSLGIMLGGLGAMVPERRAEIVALGMRSVAAGTLASLCTGAVVAVLA from the coding sequence ATGGGTCTGGCCGGGCTCGTGCTGCTTGCGTGGCTGCTCGGGCCGCGTCGTGAGGCGCCGGGCTGGCGCCTGCTTGCCGCAGGCATTGGCATGCAGTTCGTGCTGGCACTCCTGCTGTTGAAGGTGCCGGCCTTTCAGTCGGCCCTCGGTTCGATCAACAGGCTCGTCCAAGACGTCGTGGATGCGACACAGGCCGGCGTGCGATTCGTGTTTGGTTATCTCGGCGGCGGTACGCAGCCGTTCGAGCTGTCGAACGTCGGTTCGACCTTCATCCTCGCGATCCAGGCAATGCCGCTGATCCTGGTCATGAGTGCGCTCTCGGCGCTGCTGTTTCACTGGCGGGTGTTGCCGGTGATCGTGCGTGGATTTGCATGGATGCTGCGGCGGTTGATGCGTGTAGACGGCCCGCTCGGGCTCGGCACCGCCGCGAATGTCTTCGTCGGAATGGTCGAAGCGCCGCTGCTGGTGCGTCCGCATCTGCGCACGATGAGCCGCGCCGATCTGTTCGCGCTCATGGTTGCCGGCATGGCGACCATCGCGGGTACCGTGATGGCGCTGTATGCGAGCGTGCTGAATCCCGTTTTGCCGGGCGCGCTCGGACACCTGCTGACTGCTTCGCTGATTTCCGCGCCCGCGGCGATCCTGATCGCGCGGATTATGCAACCGCCGTCGCTGGCCGCGGGTGAACACCCTGTCACCGTTGCCGACGACGCACCGGGCGACGACTCACCGCGCAGCGCCATGGACGCGATCGCGCGCGGCACGGTCGACGGCCTGCGTCTGCTTGCGCATGTCGTGGCCATGCTGTTGGTGCTGGTTGCGCTGGTGACACTGGCCAACCAGCTGCTCGGCTGGCTGCCGGAGGTCGGTGGCGCCCGGTTGAGCCTGGAGCGAATGCTCGGCTGGCTCATGGCGCCGCTGGCGTGGATGATCGGCATTCCCTGGGCCGAGGCCCAGGCCGCCGGCAGCCTGCTGGGTATCAAGACGGTGTTGAATGAATTGCTGGCCTACCTGCAGCTGGCGGGGGAGGGCGGGGCGGGTCTATCCGGGCGCAGCCGGCTGATCCTGACCTATGCGCTGAGCGGATTCGCGAACCTCGGCAGCCTCGGCATCATGCTCGGCGGGCTGGGCGCAATGGTGCCCGAACGCCGCGCGGAGATCGTTGCGCTGGGCATGCGCTCGGTCGCGGCCGGCACGCTGGCGAGCCTCTGCACCGGGGCGGTTGTGGCCGTGTTGGCCTGA